A segment of the Zalophus californianus isolate mZalCal1 chromosome 3, mZalCal1.pri.v2, whole genome shotgun sequence genome:
GGTAAGAGGGTCCTTCTCTTATAGctgttcttttaaagaaagtgaaataaaccaaGAGATCATCAGATGCTGTCAACTTCCGGAGCTTCATCCCAAAATAATAGGCCTTTTGCTTTGTAGTTTTGGTAACTGAATTCCAGACAGCTTTACTCACAAACTGTGCTTTCTGCTACTATTCCTTCATTATCTCTTCAGGCGAAAATAGTACCTACATTATTTTCCCCCCTTGGATCACTTTAGGACGTCAAACCAAGACACCTCTTATATGACTTTGCATTTTCATCAATGATGGCAAAAGAAATCACACACCCTCTTTTCTAAACAGCGCACAAAAATATTACATTGAGCAATTTACCACTTTTTCATGACAATCACAATGATGAACAGAACCATCAGACTGAATAAAAACGGACATCTTTTTTCTAGTTGATCTATTTGATCTTTGTAGTGCTGGTCTGCATATCTTGCAAGACCCCAAAAGCTTTTCTCCAGAACCATCTTGCTCGGTTATCTTCAGGAAGGCAAGATTTCGAAAAGCCTCACCAACTTTTCCTCCCGATATCCCATGGGTCCTGAtacaatttccattttaatgatgAGCTAGGAGGAAATTAGATCACATCCTCTAGAAAACTAAACGCTAAGGTCACAGTGCCAGTTCCCCAGTGAGGACGgtatattaatatatactttttttgcaAAGGagactaaaacatttaaaaatcaaatcaaagtaGAGATCCATGAATAgattgtaaaaaagaaaacaaaaacgcAAGCACCATTCAGAGCGTGATTCTTTTTCGGGGAGGTCGTCGTATTCCTCCTTATCTAGCCCATGtgaatctctctttttttggcaTATTTTTCAAGTCACACTTCCAAACGCTTCAATGTGTTCACGTCACCACCTGTTCTACATGCCAAACCTAAGGACAGGATTCCAAAaagatgagcatcttttcaaacaCCTCCTAAGCCTCCAAAATACGTGACTTCGGCTGTGCACTTCATTCAGAtttcacctttttgttttgtggtcCGTGTTCTTTACAGGAGACTTCCTTGTCCTCCTTAAAGAGAACGGAGGGTTCACATCACAGTGCAACTCTTTGCTTTGTCCTTTCGTAAGTCCGTAGCAACCGCAGAGAGTTCCGGTCTGCTGGGCATGTGTGAGATCCGCTTTGTGGCCCTCTGTGATTTGTTCCGCTTAACgtttttatttgtcttgtttACACACGCCAAAGTGGCAACGTGAAAAATGTCTCTGACGCTGTTTTCTGACTGTAAAGCTGAGCATTCGATGTAAGTGGCTGCCCCAATCTGTTTGGCCATGTTTGCCCCCTGAGAAGCAAAAGAATGCATCGTAATCAGCAATAAGGTTTGGGGGAAAGTGATAAAAGTGTCTTCCCAATACCACAAAATAATAATGCGGCGCAAAGCGTTTCTAATATGTGAACTGTATTTTCCAAGGgttgctgcaaaaaaaaaaaaaaaaaaaaaaactgcccggttttgaaaatttaattatttcataatacattttaataataaattattccataaatatttgcagtCAAGACTCAGTCCTAAGATGTTCGATTATCATCACTCAATAGATAGTGCTTGACTTCCCAGAGGTGCGAAAGTCTGATTTTTCTTGAGTGTAAATGGTGCTCAAGACCAGTCAATAGACTGTATAAAAAACAGGGGTATGGGATGGGATTTAGAATCAATTTTGAAATGTATGgccaaaataaaatgaggaaaggaatAACACTGTTGTGGCATCTATAACTTTGGGAAACACAAAATACGGACTTTCTAAACCAGTGTAGACAGGAATAAGCACATGTGCATCAAAATGGCTTATTCCAGTAACTAGGTTTTTATTAGTTAGACATGTAAGACAAAGATGACTGCagtatttaaaatgatgaatacaaaggaaaattCTAGCTAACTCAACTTGAACGCTTTAGAATCTGGTGTTAAGTTTTAGGAGCAGGAACATCTGAAACCGATCCTCCTCGTTTCTAGTTGGGGGAAAACCCTACAGAAATGATGACTCTCTAAAAGACGGTTGTATGGAGTGTTCTACTTTACTGGCAGTGTtcttcttaagtattttattgtacTGCTGAGTGTAAAATAAGATTAACTCTCTCAAAGAGTATTACCAATTTGACCACATTCTCTCTTAGATCTATTTAACTTTAAACCCAGTGAGAGCTGCAGAGATATACAAAGTGTAGAATATGATCCACTGTTTATATACTCAGTAATCAAATATCATGTGATTACCCTACTGAATGACAGagcatttcacattttaaaagatgtttcccAAACTTGTCTTAatttatgcatacatatatatcctTATATAACCCTTATGAAGTAAACTGctaaaaaaatattggaaagcTTTTTGAAAGAGTCAGGCATCAAAGCACCATCAAAATCTCAGCCAAACCCCTACCTGCCCCAGATCGCTTTGCAGTCTTCACCATATGAGCTATGGGCTGTCACGAAGGGCTTAGATGCTCAGTGTAAAGGCACGGGCACAAAATtgccagccccttcctccagaTGTCACCATCTCAACACGTGGTGCTCATTCTGCATCGTACTCAAGAGTCTTCAACCTGGAGCTGACCATTGGTTGAGCCTTTAGAAAAGCggctacttttattttattatgagtgATATTCTACCTCTGTCACTCTTTCTGAAAACCACATTTGCACCCTGACAATACATACCTGATCATAGGACACTGGTGTCTGTCTGTGATTTGAGAGCTCTACTAATGTACTAACATCTGTCCGAAGGTCAGATTTGCAGCCAACCAAGAGCATTTTGGTGTTGGGGCAAAACTCCTGGATTTCACCTTTCCACTGTGGGGgcggagaaagagaagaaagatgaaaaattaacAAAGTGCAGGCATCTATATATTGGTAAACAATTCCTCCACTGGCAGACACTGGGAATGGGACTCAAAAAGAACATTTAGAAGAAAGTGTCACTTCAGATGAAGAAGcaaatttgcatttatctttCAGTATCTTTCAGATACTAAGTTtcaccactttttttaaaaagatttatttattggggcgcctgggtggctcagtcgttaagcgtctgccttcggctcaggtcatgatcccagtgtcctgggatcgagccccgcaccgggctccctgctcaacgggaagcctgcttctccctctcccttggcctctgcttgtgttccctctctcactgtgtctctctctgtcaaataaataaataaaatcttttttaaaaacagatttatttatttatttatttatttatttatttatttatttatcagagagagagagcgcgcacgcgcttgagcacacaagcaagggaaatgacaggcagagggagaaggagactccctgctgagcagggagcccgacacagggctcgatcccaggaccctgagattatgacccgagccgaaggcagatgcttaactgactgagccacccaggcatcccaagttttactacttttttttaaaaaatttacttatttatttgagagagagatagtgaacGCATGTGTACGagtggggaggtgaggggcagagtggggtgagaggtagagggagagggagaaggagaagcagactccccacagagcagggaacctgacatggggctcgatcccaggaccctgggatcgtgacctgagctgaaggcagatgcttaaccgaatgagccacccaggtgccccaaagttttACCACTTTTTAAAGCGGACCCATTGGGGAACACGtctatattttattatctattctCCTTCTCTGTGACTCATTATCCGTCCCTACTGCAAGAGACTTGTTGGGTGTTGTCAGAAGGTAGCttcaataatttcttaattattgGGGTATCTCTGAAAGATAAAAGTGCTTTAGGAATAATTATATATTCTAACAACTGACTATCTCCTCAGATATGTTGAGCTAGAACTTCCCAGCATGGAAGGCTGGGAATAAGGCAGAGCCAACACAAGCACAGGTATGCACCCACGAATCCCATCAAGAAAGActgatcactacatcaaaaactaatgatgtaatgtatggtgagtaacataacataataataaaaacaaataaagaaagacTGAACTGCCACCACGGGCTGAAATTTCTAATGAGATTTCAGGGACGGGAGACAATGTTAATAAACAGAATGCCCTGCCCTTAAGGAACCTCTACTCAAGTGACTGAATCAACACAGACCCTGACATTTACAAAGGCCCATCTTTTGGGCTCTCGGGAAGGCATCTGGTCCTATAGCTCATACGCCCTTAAGTTAGTTTTAAATTACAGAAGTTGTTCAATGTTTCAATTTAGTCCAACTTGGCTAGCTATCACGTGACCTAACGAGAACTATTAGAACCTCCAGAAATGCCTAGCAGGGAATTCCAACTGTCCTCTTAAAGAGCAAAAGGCTGACTTTTCGTGGTTTCATTTCCTCAAGCTTGAAATGACCATCAGGATGGGAGTCAGGAGTTCGTAGTATTCCCAGGAGAGTCTGGCTCCTGGGGAGGGAGGATTGGAGGGCCAAGGTCAGGACCCAGGCTGGCTCTTGCAGCCCACACGCACAAATATGCAGTAAGTGCTCTACTAGGTACTGTGGTCATTACAAAGATGATTAAGACACAGCTGTGGAATTCACAGAGGAGCGAGGGTGATGAAGCCATGAATATAATACTAATAAGAGGGACATCCCGCAGGAGTCATTTAAAAGACCACTAGAAGGGACATCTCCAGATCTAGAGGTGTACTTTGGGCAGACTGAAGGAAGTAACACACTTTCCACGAGAGCCTAATTTATCCAActacctcccttccttcctttcctccagaGTTATTTAGAAGCATCTCCCATTTGCTAGATGGCACTGGAGTAGCAACTGGAAgatgaaccagaaaaaaaaaagaaaaagatctatcCTGCTTTATGTCACTCTAAACTCTTTGATATTCAAGGACTTAAAGAGTCAATTAATCAAGACAAACCATAGCACAGGTTATCATGAGCCTTAAACTTCGCACAGATGTAAAACACATTCAT
Coding sequences within it:
- the RND3 gene encoding rho-related GTP-binding protein RhoE; translation: MKERRASQKLSSKSIMDPNQNVKCKIVVVGDSQCGKTALLHVFAKDCFPENYVPTVFENYTASFEIDTQRIELSLWDTSGSPYYDNVRPLSYPDSDAVLICFDISRPETLDSVLKKWKGEIQEFCPNTKMLLVGCKSDLRTDVSTLVELSNHRQTPVSYDQGANMAKQIGAATYIECSALQSENSVRDIFHVATLACVNKTNKNVKRNKSQRATKRISHMPSRPELSAVATDLRKDKAKSCTVM